The Paenibacillus swuensis genome contains the following window.
CCGTCTTTCCGCTTGCAAAAAACAGTCCTGTCTTAAACCCCGGCTTTCGGCTTTCTAAATAGGCTTCGGCTAACTCACGAGTGGATGCAGGCGTCAAGTTAGCATTATCCAAAATCAATGACATTTCTCTCTTCCATCGCTGTCCCATTTGTGAAGGCTGTTGTGCTAGTTCATTTAACTGAAACTCAGCCTTCTCGACCGCCTTCATCTCGGCCTTTGCCTCCGAAAGATTGCCGACCTCAAGCAGTAACCGTTGTTTTAAACCAATATTACGCGATTCAAGCAGCTTCCCGTGCTCGCCGATCAGATGCGCAGCGGACCGCTCCATACTAAACATCCTCAACTGTTCACCTTTTGTCTTCAATTCCTCTAGTAGCCACACCAACCTCTCCCAGTCGTTATGCATATGGCTAAGGTCTCGCAATGAAGTAAACAGAATGCCGTTCGGATGGATGTTCCAGCCGGCAAACGCTTCTTCCACACTTTTTATGTAGTCTTCGAATCGGAGTTCGTCTTCCGAGTGCTTGTCAATTTGATTCACAATTAAATAAAGAGGTTTTCCCCAATCCTGTAACTGCTTTGTAAACTCGAAATTCACCTCGGACTGAACATGGTTGTAATCCATAACGTAGAATACAACATCGGCCAAGTGCAAGGCGGACTCTGTCGCCAGCTTATGGGCATCGTCTGTGGAGTCAATTCCCGGCGTGTCGAGAAACATCATGCGTTCTCCGAGCAATGGGACCGGATAATGAATCTCAACGGCTTCGATATCCTCCCCATTCTTGCAATAAGATTCCAATTGTTCCAACGGAACAGAATGGACTATGGAACCGTAGCCTGTTGTATGCCGTCTTACCTGTGCTTCCGCCTCGCCACTGCGGATGGTGACCAGATTCGCGCTTGTTGGAATAGGCGAAGAGGGCAGTAATTCAGCACCGCATAACCGGTTCACCATCGTCGATTTCCCTGCGGAGAAGTGACCGCAAAACGCCACAGCCAAAGGCTCGCTATTCAATTTATGTAATAATTGCTCTATTTTGTCCGCATGTACGCGATCGTCCGCGTCTAGCATTACCCGCTGCAATTGGATCAGAGATTGTTGCAGGGGAGTTGTCGTTAACTGTGCCGCCATATGTCGATATCCTCCCGAAATGAATCAAAAATGAACAAAAAAAAGAACCGATAGACTCGGTCTTTAGTTTAACACATTTTCTTTTTCGGGAATAAGAATTTCGAACAAATTCCCGTGTTGCAGAATCGTGATATCGGAATCCTTTACTTTCATAACTACTACTTCAAGCTTCGAACGCATACGCTCCAAATAATTTTCAGGCACTTCGCCGGATTCGGTTACCGTGATGCCTTCCATGACTTTCTCTTCATTCTCTTCCAGTTTGGTATTAAGAATTTCTTCAAACAAGTCGGAGAATACTTCAAAGTTGCTTGTGTATACAGATACGCATTTCATATTAATCCCATCCTTCTGATTCTATAGTTTTAAATCCGCTATTTCTAATCATTTCTAAATTAGCGCTTTTTCATTCGTTTCTGTCCTTCACGACACATCGGAAGCAAAGGGCAGATTTCACATTGCGGGTTCTGAGCCTTGCAGTGATATCTTCCGAAGAAAATAAGACGATGATGCGTTAAAGTCCATTCCTCACGAGGAACTTGCTTCATCAGCTTACGTTCAACTTCAAGTACGGAATCTTTCCAATTCGCCAGCGCTAATCGTTTGGAAACACGTTCAACATGAGTATCCACAGCGATAGCGGGTTCATCAAACGCGTTGGATACGACTACATTCGCCGTCTTGCGTCCTACGCCCGGAAGCTCTACCAAGCGTTCATGCTCTCTGGGAATTTCACCATTATAACGTTCTAGAAGAATTCGGCATAGTTGTTGAATATTTTTGGCTTTGTTACGGAATAACCCAATGCGTCTGATGTCCATCTCTAGTTCTTCCAAGGGGACAGCGATATAATCTTCGGGTTTCTTATACTTGTGAAATAAATCTGCAGTCACCTTGTTCACCGTTTCATCTGTGCATTGTGCAGAAAGCAGCACAGCGATCGTCAGTTCAAAAGGGTTCTCGTGCCGCAGCTCACAATGAGCGTCCGGAAACATGGTGCCAATAGTGTCCAGCACATGCCGGACTTGTGTTCGATTCATGGCTTAACGGACCCCACTTCGACAAGAACGTTAATGCTTTCTAATTGCTTAAAAAACATTCGAAACCCAGTGTAACCAATCTGGAAACATTAATCAATCTGTTCCTGAATGTTTTTGCGAACTTTTTAAGAACAATTGCCGGAGAAGAACAACTTGTAATTCAGTTTCCATAAAAAAACCGCCTAGCCCAGTGGTTGTCCACAAAGGCTTAGACGGTATGTTTTCGAAAAAGTTACAAAAAAAGCATGTCCAATTGTTACTAAATATTTTTTTATTTTCTCATGATCGGCTGTTGTAAATCAACATGGCCCAACAACGTTTCGACCGCTTTTCCTTCTTTCAGTAACGAAATCGACGTAACTTCATTGAACTGAAAAAGGGTTTTTTGAAGAGACTGGATCGCTAATTGCTCTCCGGGTGCTCCGAGTCCCGCGAAGTCCTCCCCCATTCTAAGGTCAATCGTTAATTGTCCGTTCTCAAACTTGGTAATCGAGAACTCCACATCTCTCCACAAAGCGAAATCAGCGGATTGATCCGATTGTTTCAACGTGTTAAGTGCGGCAAGATATTTATCCTTCTCAGACTTAAAGGTAATGTTACTGTCGCGCTCTACAAGCTCCAGAATCTCATCATCCGTATAATAGGATTTAATCGTTAATTCTGTATTTTTCGCATTGGGAGAAGTGGTCTGGCTACCGCTTACAGCCTTATTGTTTGAATCGGCTGATGCGCTGTTTTCATTCGCCGGCTTGTCCCCGCATGCTGTCAACAATAGGGTGCTAAGAGACAACGCTATACCTAGGTTTCGCTTGTTCATTGGACATCCCTACCTTCTATAGTTTGTAGTACTCTTTAATGGATTTAACAATTGCCGCCGCGCAACGTTGTTGATATTCTTCGTTGAACATCTTGCTTTCATCCGAGGAGGATGACAAGAACCCAAGCTCCAACAATACAGACGGCATCTTGGTCTCGCGTACAACGTGGAAATTTTCTACGCGCACCTTACGATCTTTAATATTGGTAGCGGAAAGTAGATTCTTATGAACAATGTTCGCGAATTCAGCTGAATTCTTATGCAAGTAATATGTCTCTAGTCCATTGGCGGAACTCCCTTTGAGGCTGTTTCCGTGAATGGAAATAAATAAATCCGCATTGACATTGTTCGCCAAACTGCTGCGATCGCTCAATGAAGGATAGGTATCTCCGGTCCGTGTCATGACTACTTCAATCTTCGATTCCTTCAACAACAGTACGTTCACCTTCGATGCGACCGCCAGGGTAAAGTCCTTTTCCCTGCGTCCGTTAATACTCGGGGCGCCGGGATCGGTTCCGCCGTGACCCGCATCGATGATCACCTTATACCGGGCATCAGCCGGCGGGCTTACAACGCTTGTCAAGGAAATCAGCACCTGCTGCAAATTGCTGTCATACGTAACCGAATACCCCGAAGCACTCTTCAAATCTACCACGACGCGGATTGTCTGATCTTCGCTGGAGAAGAGCGAATACCTTACTTTAGAAATTACCGGGTGATCCGCAAGCATCTCGCCGGACAGCGGCGCTAGCTGAACTCCGGAAGTATTCTGTTGAAAGAAATCCGGCATGAAATCCGCCGCAGGCAAATCGACAACAATCCGATCAGGAGAAGTTAACAGGAAGGAAGTCGGTGACAAAGCACCATCGGTTTGAATCACTACGGAATCATCCTGCAAATAGATGGAATGAATCTTGGCTGTTCCGGCTTCCGGATTGGCAGGCTCTCCCGGTTCCACGGGCTCAACGCCTTCTCCTTCTCCAGTTTCAGGAGGCGCAGGTTCAACAGTCACAGGCTTGGACAACATCACCGAACGATTCGGTTGGTCCCAGTACACATCCAACCCCATACTTTGTCCGATGAAGCGTAATGGTAACAGCAGTGAACCCTTGTCCGCTACCGGCGCAGTAGGAAGCGTGACAGCTTGTCCGTTGAGAGTTGCCCCCTTCTTACCGATATTCAGAATGATTTCAAGACTTTCATTGTAAATACTCACGGTATTCGCGCTCTTGTTCCAGATCACGTCAGAGCCGAGTTCTTCCCCGACGACGCGAACAGGAACCAGAACCGAATTATTCACGACTTTAGGCGGAACGTTCGATTGAAGCTCTGTACCGTCCAAGTACAATTTGATTGGCGTGTTTGCGCCGGCCATGACAGGCATCAGCATAAACAGCATGGACATAAAGAAAAATACAGCAACTACTTTTTTCATGATGCACCTCTTCTTCCTGTTTGGTAGGTCACTGTCCCTTCTGACTTGAGTAGTGTTTCGAATCTGCAGATAAAGGGTAAAATTAGACAGTAAAACCATTCTTTCGACTTGTCAGCCTTTTAGTTAGACGTATAGGGATGTAAAAAGTTGCGGAAAATGATAGAAAAAAAGAGTCTTCCCTCTTTCCTGTGATCAGGTTAGGAGATAGACTCTTTTTTTGTTACTGAACTACGAAAGTTATTTATAGGCCAATCGAGATTGATGCTGTTCTTCATATGCCGTAATTGCATCCGTGTGTTGCAGAGTAAGACCGATATCATCCAGACCTTGCAGCAGGAATTGACGGCGATGCTCATCCAAGTCAAACGGAATTTCAAGACCTAGGCTGTCTGTCAGCTTCTTGCCTTCCAAATCTACCGTCAATTGGTAGCCTGGATTTGCCGAAGTCCGCTGGAATAATTCTTCCACTTGCGCTTCCGAGAGTTTAATTGGGAGGATCCCGTTTTTAAAGCAATTGTTATAGAAAATATCCGCATAAGACGGAGCGATAATGACTTTAAAGCCGTAATCGAGAATAGCCCACGGCGCGTGTTCTCGCGAAGATCCGCAACCGAAGTTGGCTCGCGAAAGCAGAACGGATGCGCCCTGATATCGTTCCTTGTTCGGTTCAAAGTCAGGGTTTACATTCCCCTCTTCATCAAATCGCCATTCATAAAACAGAAACTGTCCGAACCCGGTACGCTCAATCCGTTTCAAGAACTGCTTCGGTATAATGGCATCTGTATCCACATTCACCCGGTCTACGGGTGCGGCTAATCCTGTATATTGCTTAAATGGTTCCATCTGTGCAGCCCCTCTCCCTCTATCCGGCCTTATGCCGTAACCTCAGTTTTAAATTCCCATTCACGCACATCGACGAATCTGCCGTGGATGGCTGCAGCGGCGGCCATTGCCGGTGAGACGAGATGCGTGCGTCCTCCGCGCCCCTGACGACCTTCAAAGTTCCGGTTCGAGGTGGATGCACAACGCTGACCTGGCGTCAGTACGTCGGGA
Protein-coding sequences here:
- a CDS encoding NAD/NADP transhydrogenase alpha subunit — encoded protein: MKCVSVYTSNFEVFSDLFEEILNTKLEENEEKVMEGITVTESGEVPENYLERMRSKLEVVVMKVKDSDITILQHGNLFEILIPEKENVLN
- the nth gene encoding endonuclease III; its protein translation is MNRTQVRHVLDTIGTMFPDAHCELRHENPFELTIAVLLSAQCTDETVNKVTADLFHKYKKPEDYIAVPLEELEMDIRRIGLFRNKAKNIQQLCRILLERYNGEIPREHERLVELPGVGRKTANVVVSNAFDEPAIAVDTHVERVSKRLALANWKDSVLEVERKLMKQVPREEWTLTHHRLIFFGRYHCKAQNPQCEICPLLPMCREGQKRMKKR
- the leuD gene encoding 3-isopropylmalate dehydratase small subunit, which translates into the protein MEPFKQYTGLAAPVDRVNVDTDAIIPKQFLKRIERTGFGQFLFYEWRFDEEGNVNPDFEPNKERYQGASVLLSRANFGCGSSREHAPWAILDYGFKVIIAPSYADIFYNNCFKNGILPIKLSEAQVEELFQRTSANPGYQLTVDLEGKKLTDSLGLEIPFDLDEHRRQFLLQGLDDIGLTLQHTDAITAYEEQHQSRLAYK
- a CDS encoding GerMN domain-containing protein: MNKRNLGIALSLSTLLLTACGDKPANENSASADSNNKAVSGSQTTSPNAKNTELTIKSYYTDDEILELVERDSNITFKSEKDKYLAALNTLKQSDQSADFALWRDVEFSITKFENGQLTIDLRMGEDFAGLGAPGEQLAIQSLQKTLFQFNEVTSISLLKEGKAVETLLGHVDLQQPIMRK
- a CDS encoding N-acetylmuramoyl-L-alanine amidase family protein, translated to MKKVVAVFFFMSMLFMLMPVMAGANTPIKLYLDGTELQSNVPPKVVNNSVLVPVRVVGEELGSDVIWNKSANTVSIYNESLEIILNIGKKGATLNGQAVTLPTAPVADKGSLLLPLRFIGQSMGLDVYWDQPNRSVMLSKPVTVEPAPPETGEGEGVEPVEPGEPANPEAGTAKIHSIYLQDDSVVIQTDGALSPTSFLLTSPDRIVVDLPAADFMPDFFQQNTSGVQLAPLSGEMLADHPVISKVRYSLFSSEDQTIRVVVDLKSASGYSVTYDSNLQQVLISLTSVVSPPADARYKVIIDAGHGGTDPGAPSINGRREKDFTLAVASKVNVLLLKESKIEVVMTRTGDTYPSLSDRSSLANNVNADLFISIHGNSLKGSSANGLETYYLHKNSAEFANIVHKNLLSATNIKDRKVRVENFHVVRETKMPSVLLELGFLSSSSDESKMFNEEYQQRCAAAIVKSIKEYYKL